A portion of the Toxoplasma gondii ME49 chromosome VIIb, whole genome shotgun sequence genome contains these proteins:
- a CDS encoding oxidoreductase, putative (encoded by transcript TGME49_260460) has protein sequence MKGKVAVVTGGNAGIGMETTRQLALWGVHVLVGCRRVDDVQKIADQVSQEHARNKETAKSKKLPAPVTPGEIRGFYLDLCDFETVRRFAVWAHAESRGKIDILVNNAGLMSTDKLSMDKNTGFERHFVTNHLGPFLLTDLLLPAVKAAHGRVITISSAAHITRNPKFRSLDAALSPEAAERVASALGKPLHELQGEPITEKNYDSKVMYGTTKMANLWFTKELQRRLAQDPKCRVTAYAAHPGLVGTGLMLRYAEGSVHWYTPIFEAIYSLIAPLVLKLPQQGAATQLLLCVSDKEELEPGAYYKDGTTNWVDYLAHDVERQKELWAVSEIVCGMR, from the coding sequence ATGAAGGGTAAAGTGGCGGTAGTGACAGGAGGGAATGCTGGTATTGGCATGGAGACAACCCGTCAATTGGCACTGTGGGGAGTTCACGTTCTTGTCGGGTGTCGGCGAGTTGACGATGTCCAGAAGATTGCTGACCAGGTATCTCAAGAACATGCCAGAAACAAGGAGACTGCAAAGAGTAAGAAACTGCCGGCTCCGGTTACCCCCGGAGAAATCCGTGGCTTCTATCTCGACCTCTGCGATTTTGAGACTGTGAGACGGTTCGCTGTTTGGGCTCATGCGGAAAGCCGGGGAAAGATCGACATCTTGGTGAACAACGCTGGCCTGATGTCAACCGACAAGTTGTCCATGGACAAGAATACAGGTTTCGAACGACACTTTGTGACAAATCATCTTGGACCATTCTTGCTCACTGACTTGCTCCTTCCTGCGGTGAAGGCAGCACACGGGCGAGTCATTACAATCAGTTCTGCAGCGCACATCACGCGCAACCCGAAGTTCCGATCACTCGATGCAGCCCTATCTCCGGAGGCAGCTGAGAGAGTGGCGTCCGCGCTAGGAAAACCGCTGCATGAGCTGCAAGGAGAGCCAATCACTGAAAAGAATTACGACTCAAAAGTAATGTATGGCACAACAAAGATGGCGAACCTTTGGTTTACGAAAGAGCTACAGCGCCGGCTGGCCCAAGATCCGAAGTGCCGTGTCACTGCGTATGCTGCTCACCCCGGGCTGGTCGGCACAGGGTTGATGCTCCGCTACGCTGAAGGCAGCGTACATTGGTACACGCCGATATTTGAGGCGATCTACTCACTTATTGCACCCTTGGTGCTGAAACTGCCACAACAAGGGGCTGCCACCCAGCTCCTGCTTTGCGTgagcgacaaagaagagcTCGAGCCGGGCGCCTACTACAAGGACGGAACAACGAATTGGGTAGACTACCTTGCCCATGACGTCGAGCGCCAGAAGGAACTCTGGGCAGTGAGCGAGATTGTCTGCGGTATGCGATAA
- a CDS encoding DEAD/DEAH box helicase domain-containing protein (encoded by transcript TGME49_260450~Signal peptide predicted by SignalP 2.0 HMM (probability 0.820) with cleavage site probability 0.380 at residue 20): protein MAGLQLLPLLLAVFFCGTNAAARVIFHAGSRRGVPTHRQPTVDFAAFASFTSPTPLGSISYLRENFHFAFWSRIRETPAGNADPHAFTSHGQKPLCRTTQPTVADCWIFSLSAPSSVSPLFSLPFAFLHCFPHAKPRNLSQKGQKSGFSVSQESVSTTTPFPQSAVLAPSPPPVSLSFFSLRDLCRLKFESRLRVHPESLISSRLSSFSSFSGSFVPSHFWCQDLIPKALCTRLDCPPRVSFARRPMHHAKIAREVRHFAQRLLLQDGRGASAAKKAFISRPSTGFCGTFQSPQIAQTDEVSPSRLGCRENDRSTALFGCGEELQDAHGDSGGAREPSAESDSVSVSSRVDHHHGYGDAFGTAASGERTDSSDDETASSELASHGDDVGCDAAFLLKKAEELPRDEIEGLIQHLRENLPHLFAPVHAQFVDEIHRRLTADEKTRGLGSEAPSAAASDSETDAGEAWREAEVSQFASEDEVANDAAASIGRQSGKYQEDAAGASDVASDAEAQEERSPEAQVSDSLFDDLSIYSGEELQLILRLLLCEAEKVDRTEATGTSTLSAPESALAPTPRRDLSVLPWETEGTEDANSYSSVSSIPLAELLASRESIDNLTDIPRYKIVEFLEKLSPFVAALPFDDFLNAPSAFTTEQLRDLVGLALARMQQGVYTAQDPLVVRRLGKWRARREKYAASKKKELLREEQETLGGDAQRCGADRAGVLTEDRQTLEQSKGDSLKARQGGASEKTSVKYSSGRHHSEKGGEETRNAFRGLDLSLPSGTLDPSKLHDLSLSMSRGVYGVKTLPRASGNPDGSFLGGEDMHTIDGEEIDVADLEDEAQIDGTSQEDSSPRSGSAAILGVADQAEVEGMNAEELTLAGTDACEMGVTTLRTILASDENAPYRPRRLRTKADVEALSWRELRDAYTELSRRAQGDEKTDIVQGRKKIVKEVDGDERSTPGGLRSRSDHTRANEKKNARQRGRQHAEETERGPPEDSPTPANPLAASTWSFDPISEKDWTPESLEEERLRKGRDAAAAAGGCLQYVVAHLKRAEALAKRVPPASRNDESRSPDHLKSVFVAENEDEVRPQAQADSQVKTNVGGEDEDRTPDLHSPSSTPASSGFLETSTSPADTDALPLALSPPSLNTEFNVFQDNVSAPLAANSLAAPPVSKHLPPPSPALSSLPPSFLAFRRLGLSPSVAAAASAFLGASASPSPVQEAAIPRTLRFMNAEDSPRGALVLGAQTGSGKTLAYLLPLVHHLKREEEREKESRAWASRRSRGPCMSETLLASQTAAVESSSACATFIPSRGEEFDEEALSDEALRAFDQKEAGRPRALILTPTWELADQVARTLKALSASSLFGAGPDESWLAVSRDLHKTMPGQETHATRVEPQHFDAPRLSVLTLAGDSSLGLHRQQLRERTRLDVVVGTPPRILKLVEWGLLKLGDLRFVVIDEADAMLLSEGFDAEIREILEKVSPKQRLSDSPDSRRSPEMHGQGRNDGGNSALSRPYRRGKDTNGFGSENAFSRFNGALEIPVIAAAATVSSRLERALESLTGGPVGLVQASGIHVPPESVRHEMIDLGGRDKLDVLREVLRSHEGVRAARKVLVFTNSIQACRACEFAAKDTLARTSGGSGKVLSCHGSMPPATRKIHFSRFANGVCKFLVCTDLASRGLDLPAVDAVILFDFPLSPVAYIHRAGRTGRMGRKGLVVSFVTKKDQVLATAIQRALEKGTASLAELSSDKADYQKGGRLHFLSQAGGYNVKERKLSEPYRAASKTRRAGWKPPKSAAWHQERAERIRRRRQKQKAEKDYRQGQEKKKKEEQRQRSKRGAVIAAAKRKP from the exons ATGGCGGGTCTCCAGCTGCTCCCGCTGCTTTTAgcagttttcttctgtggcaCAAACGCTGCAGCTCGAGTAATTTTTCACGCTGGCAGTCGCCGTGGGGTGCCGACACATCGTCAGCCTACGGTCGACTTCGCCGCCTTTGCTTCCTTCACGTCCCCGACTCCTCTCGGTTCCATCTCGTACCTGAGAGAAAATTTCCATTTCGCGTTCTGGTCGCGAATTCGAGAGACTCCGGCAGGGAATGCCGATCCACACGCTTTCACTTCTCACGGTCAGAAGCCTCTTTGCAGAACCACCCAACCGACCGTCGCGGACTGTTGGATTTTTTCACTGTCGGCACCATCCTCCGTATCCCCCCTCTTTTCGCTgcctttcgcgtttcttcattGCTTTCCACATGCAAAGCCAAGAAATCTCTCCCAAAAGGGTCAGAAAAGCGGATTTTCGGTGTCTCAAGAATCTGTTTCCACTACAACCCCCTTTCCCCAAAGCGCTGTCCTTGCTCCTTCCCCTCCACCCGTCtcactctctttcttttcccttcGAGATTTATGTCGTCTAAAGTTCGAATCGCGACTCCGGGTACATCCTGAGTCCTTGATTAGCTCGAgattgtcttctttttcatcTTTTTCTGGCTCTTTCGTCCCCTCGCACTTTTGGTGTCAAGACCTAATCCCAAAAGCGCTCTGCACCCGCCTCGACTGTCctcctcgtgtctcctttgcaCGCCGACCTATGCATCACGCTAAAATCGCTCGAGAGGTTCGCCATTTCGCACAGCGCCTGCTGCTTCAGGACGGAAGAGGGGCGAGTGCTGCCAAGAAAGCCTTTATTTCTCGCCCATCAACGGGCTTCTGCGGCACTTTCCAGTCCCCACAGATCGCCCAAACGGATGAGGTAtctccgtctcgtctagGATGCCGCGAAAACGATCGAAGTACCGCCCTCTTCGGATGTGGAGAGGAACTACAAGACGCGCACGGAGATTCTGGAGGGGCACGGGAGCCCTCAGCTGAGTCCGActccgtctccgtttcctcccgCGTAGACCATCACCACGGCTACGGAGACGCGTTTGGGACAGCTGCATctggagagaggacagacagCAGCGATGATGAGACAGCGTCGAGTGAATTGGCTAGTCACGGTGACGATGTAGGCTGCGATGCGGCCTTTTtgctgaagaaggcagaagagtTGCCTCGCGACGAGATCGAGGGTCTCATTCAACATCTCCGAGAGAACCTCCCTCACCTCTTTGCgcccgtgcatgcacagttcGTCGACGAAATCCACCGGCGACTGACAGCTGATGAGAAGACAAGGGGCCTTGGCAGCGAGGCACCTTCCGCAGCAGCGTCAGACTCCGAAACCGACGCAGGTGAAGCGTGGCGAGAGGCTGAGGTATCACAGTTTGCAAGTGAAGATGAAGTTGCAAACGACGCAGCTGCCTCGATTGGGAGACAAAGCGGAAAATACCAGGAAGATGCCGCCGGGGCAAGCGATGTTGCGTCGGATGCTGAAGCCCAAGAGGAAAGATCTCCTGAGGCCCAAGTCTCTGACTCGCTCTTCGATGACCTCTCTATCTACAGCGGCGAGGAACTGCAGTTGATTTTACGATTGCTTCTTTGCGAGGCTGAAAAAGTAGATCGAACGGAAGCAACAGGGACTTCCACCCTGTCAGCTCCAGAGTCCGCGTTGGCGCCGACTCCGAGACGAGATTTGAGTGTACTGCCTTGGGaaacagaaggaacagaagacgcTAACTCATattcctctgtctcgtcgaTCCCCTTGGCCGAGTTGCTGGCCAGCCGAGAATCGATAGACAACCTGACAGACATCCCCCGCTACAAGATAGTCGAGTTTCTGGAGAAATTGTCTCCCTTTGTCGCCGCCTTACCCTTTGATGATTTCCTCAATGCGCCGAGCGCCTTCACAACAGAGCAGCTTCGCGACTTGGTCGGGCTCGCTctcgcgcgcatgcagcagggGGTCTACACTGCACAGGATCCCCTGGTGGTACGGCGTCTTGGCAAGTGGAGAGCCCGCAGGGAGAAGTATGCAGCCTCCAAAAAGAAAGAGCTCCTCCGCGAGGAACAGGAAACACTTGGTGGAGATGCTCAACGTTGTGGGGCGGACCGTGCAGGTGTACTTACAGAAGACCGGCAGACGCTTGAGCAGAGCAAAGGAGATTCGCTGAAAGCTCGACAGGGAGGTGCCAGTGAGAAAACAAGTGTGAAGTACAGCTCTGGGAGACATCACAGCgagaaaggtggagaagagacccGAAACGCCTTCCGTGGTCTGGACCTCTCCCTCCCCTCGGGGACGCTTGACCCAAGCAAGTTGCATgacttgtctctctccatgaGTAGGGGTGTGTACGGCGTGAAGACGCTCCCACGGGCTTCGGGGAATCCAGACGGGAGTTTCTTGGGGGGAGAAGACATGCACACCATTGATGGCGAGGAAATTGACGTGGCAGATCTCGAGGACGAGGCCCAGATCGATGGCACCTCTCAGGAGGACTCCTCACCACGTAGCGGCAGTGCCGCGATTCTCGGCGTTGCAGACCAGGCTGAGGTGGAAGGCATGAACGCAGAGGAGTTGACTCTTGCAGGAACAGATGCCTGCGAGATGGGCGTGACCACGCTAAGAACGATCCTAGCCAGCGACGAAAACGCTCCGTACCGGCCGAGAAGACTAAGGACAAAGGCGGACGTCGAGGCGCTCTCGTGGCGAGAGCTTCGAGATGCGTATACAGAGCTCTCACGCCGGGCGCAGGGcgacgagaaaacagacatTGTTCAAGGTAGAAAGAAGATCGTCAAAGAGGTAGACGGTGACGAAAGAAGTACACCTGGTGGTTTGAGGTCGAGATCGGACCACACACgggcgaacgagaagaaaaatgctcggcagagagggagacaacacgccgaagaaacagagcgtGGACCTCCAGAGGACTCACCAACGCCCGCAAACCCCCTCGCGGCATCCACATGGTCTTTCGATCCGATATCAGAAAAGGACTGGACACCCGAATCCCTAGAAGAGGAGCGCTTGCGAAAAGGACGAGATGCGGCGGCTGCCGCAGGAGGCTGTTTGCAGTATGTTGTCGCTCATCTGAAACGAGCAGAGGCGTTGGCCAAACGCGTTCCTCCCGCGTCGCGGAACGACGAATCAAGGTCTCCAGACCACCTGAAAAGTGTTTTTGTAGCCGAGAATGAGGATGAAGTCCGGCCTCAGGCGCAAGCAGATTCTCAGGTGAAGACCAACGTTGGCGGCGAGGATGAAGATCGTACCCCAGATCTGCATTCTCCATCGTCGACGCCGGCGTCTTCTGGATTCTTGGAAACATCCACCTCTCCGGCTGATACTGACGCGTTGCCGCTCGCCttgtcgcctccttctttgAACACAGAATTTAACGTTTTTCAGGACAACGTCAGCGCCCCGCTTGCCGCAAACAGTCTGGCagcgcctcctgtctccaaGCATCTTCCGCCTCCGTCACCTGCACTGTCTTCGTTACCTCCTTCGTTTTTGGCGTTTCGACGTCTGGGGCTCTCCCCTTCGGTCGCCGCGGCGGCGAGCGCCTTCCTCGGAgcctccgcgtctccttcgcctgtgCAGGAAGCTGCGATTCCCCGAACGCTTCGCTTCATGAACGCAGAAGATAGCCCTAGAGGTGCCCTCGTGTTGGGGGCTCAGACGGGAAGCGGCAAGACGTTGGCGTATCTTCTGCCCCTCGTCCACCACCtgaagcgcgaagaagagcgagagaaggagtcCCGAGCGTGGGCGTCGAGGCGATCCCGTGGCCCTTGCATGTCAGAGACACTGCTAGCGAGCCAGACTGCCGCCGTAGAGTCCTCATCTGCGTGCGCCACTTTCATTCCAAGTCGGGGCGAGGAGTTTGACGAAGAGGCTCTTTCGGACGAGGCCCTTCGAGCCTTCGACCAGAAGGAAGCGGGACGGCCTCGCGCCCTTATTCTAACACCGACCTGGGAACTCGCAGACCAAGTGGCTCGGACTCTGAAGGCCCTttcggcgtcttcgctctttggAGCCGGCCCAGACGAGAGCTGGTTGGCGGTGTCTCGCGACTTACACAAGACCATGCCTGGCcaggaaacgcatgcaacgcgtGTAGAACCGCAGCACTTTGACGCCCCGAGGCTCTCCGTTTTAACTCTCGCGGGAGACTCCTCCCTGGGGCTTCACCGCCAGCAGTtacgagagagaactcgactGGACGTGGTGGTCGGAACTCCGCCGAGGATTCTGAAACTCGTTGAGTGGGGTTTGCTGAAACTCGGTGATCTGCGTTTCGTTGTCATagacgaggcagacgccATGCTCCTTTCCGAGGGGTTCGATGCGGAAATCAGGGAAATTCTCGAGAAAGTCAGTCCAAAGCAAAGACTGTCTGATAGCCCAGACTCCCGTCGATCGCCAGAGATGCACGGACAGGGGAGAAACGACGGGGGGAACAGTGCACTGTCTAGACCCTAccgcagaggaaaagacacGAACGGCTTTGGATCTGAAAATGCGTTCTCACGGTTTAACGGCGCTTTGGAGATTCCCGTGATAGCCGCAGCAGCCACAGTGTCTTCTCGACTTGAGCGCGCTTTGGAGAGCCTCACAGGGGGCCCCGTGGGCCTCGTTCAAGCCTCAGGGATCCACGTCCCGCCAGAGAGCGTGCGGCATGAAATGATCGACTTGGGTGGCAGAGATAAGTTGGATGTCCTGCGGGAGGTTCTCCGATCTCATGAGGGAGTTCGCGCAGCGAGGAAAGTCCTGGTTTTCACGAACAGCATTCAGGCGTGTCGTGCATGCGAGTTTGCCGCCAAAGATACCCTCGCAAGGACATCTGGAGGCAGCGGCAAGGTGCTG AGCTGTCACGGTTCGATGCCCCCAGCAACTCGAAAAATCCATTTTAGTCGATTTGCAAATGGAGTCTGCAAGTTTCTTGTGTGCACGGACTTGGCAAGCCGAGGCCTTGATTTACCTGCCGTCGACGCGGTGATCCTTTTCGACTTTCCGCTTTCGCCGGTAGCGTACATACACCG AGCGGGGCGGACAGGACGCATGGGAAGGAAGGGTTTGGTTGTTTCTTTCGTGACAAAGAAAGACCAAGTGCTGGCTACTGCGATACAGCGGGCTCTCGAAAAGGGCACGGCGAGCCTTGCAGAACTGTCCTCTGATAAGGCAGACTACCAGAAAGGTGGAAGACTCCACTTTCTGTCTCAGGCCG GCGGATATAACGTAAAGGAGCGGAAGTTGAGCGAGCCTTACAGGGCCGCAAGCAAGACCCGGC